GGTGGAGCCCCGCAGCAACCAACAGCCGACGCTCAATGACATCCAGTCCTGGAGCCGGACACGAATGGCCGGCTACAAGGTCCCCCGCCAGCTGTCGGTGGTGGACAAGATCCTTCGTTCGCCCAGCGGCAAGGCCGACTACCGCTGGGCCCGCGACCGGGCCTGCGAGCCGGTCACATCACCAAAGGGGGCATGAGATGCGGCGGCTGTCTGGTCTGGACGCCATGTTCCTGTACGCCGAGACACCGTCGATGCATATGCACGTGACGGGTGTGATCCTCCTCGACCCGTCGACGATGCCTGGGGGCTACTCGATCGACACGGTGAGGCACATGCTGACCAGCCGGATGCATCTCCTGCCGCCGTTTCGCGAGCGGGTCATGACCGTTCCCTTCCAGCTGGCCCATCCCCTTCTCATCGAGGACCCGGCATTCGACATCGACAACCATCTCTTCCGGATCGGCGTCCCGGCTCCGGGAAGGCTCGAGGAGCTGGCCGAGCTGGTAGGCAACATCGCCAGCCGCCCCCTCGACCGGAGCAAGCCCCTGTGGGAGATGTGGGTGGCCGAGGGCCTCGAGCACGGCTACGTGGCCCTCATCGCCAAGATGCACCACTGCGTGATCGACGGAGTGTCGGGCGCGGACCTCATGGTGCACCTGTTCGACCTCGAGCCCGACGCCCGCGTCGAAGCGCCGGCGCAGGAGTGGGAGCCAGAGCACAAGCCGTCGGATGTCGAGCTCGTCACGCACTCGGTCGCCTCCCGCGTCCGTCATTGGCCGCAGGTGTTCCCGACCATCGCCCGGACCGGCCGGTCGGCCCTCGAACTGCTCCGGGTGGTCCGGCGCAGCGAGGGGCCAGGGGCCACGCTTCCCTTCACCGCTCCCCGCACGAGCTTCAGCGGCGCGGTCACACCCCACCGGGCAGTCGCCTTCGGGAAGGCCTCCCTCGACGACTTCAAGCTGGTGAAGAAGGCCTACGGCACGACGGTCAACGACGTGGTGCTGGCCGCCTGCGCCGGCACCATGCGCAAGTGGCTGATCGCCCACGACGACCTGCCCGACAAGTCCCTGGTGGCGTCCGTGCCCGTCTCGATCCGTAGCGAGGAGAAGCAGGACCAACCCGGGAATCAGCTCTCGGCCATGTTCGTCGGACTGCCGGTGCACATCGAGGACCCGATCGAGCGGCTCTTGCACATCCGAGGCGACACCAAGTCAGCCAAGGACGTCCACGGTGCGATCGGCGCCGATGCCCTCCAGAACTGGGCCGAGTTCGCGGCACCGGCCGTCTTCGCCCGCGCCGCCCGCTTCTACTCGGCCAGCAAGCTGGCTGACCGCCACCCGGTCGTGCACAACCTGGTCATCTCCAACGTGCCCGGACCGCCGGTCCCCCTCTACAGCGCCGGCGCCCGCGTGCTGGCCGTCTACCCGTTCGGCCCGATCCTCGAAGGAGCCGGTCTCAACCTCACCGTGCTCTCCAACATGGGCTCGATCGACTTCGGCGCCATCGCCTGCCGCGAGATGGTCCCCGACCTGTGGGACATCGCCACCGGGTTCACCGAGTCGGTCGAGGAGCTGCGCAAGCTGGCGGAGGAACGCCCGGGCGCCTGAGAGGCAGCGGGGAAACTACTTGCGCCTTGTCATGGAACATGAGCGCGGATGAACCTCACTGAATCAGGCAAGTAGTTTCCCCACCGCCTCTGATCAGGAGGCGCCGATGACGTGCGGCGCCTGTGAGCCTTCCACGAGGTCCCGCACCACCGGCCCGAGCTTCGCCGCGTCCCAGCGGTCCTCCTGATCAACGGACGGCCCGCGTCGCCACCCCTCGGCGACGGCGATGAGGCCACCGCCGACCTCGAAG
Above is a window of Acidimicrobiales bacterium DNA encoding:
- a CDS encoding wax ester/triacylglycerol synthase family O-acyltransferase, encoding MRRLSGLDAMFLYAETPSMHMHVTGVILLDPSTMPGGYSIDTVRHMLTSRMHLLPPFRERVMTVPFQLAHPLLIEDPAFDIDNHLFRIGVPAPGRLEELAELVGNIASRPLDRSKPLWEMWVAEGLEHGYVALIAKMHHCVIDGVSGADLMVHLFDLEPDARVEAPAQEWEPEHKPSDVELVTHSVASRVRHWPQVFPTIARTGRSALELLRVVRRSEGPGATLPFTAPRTSFSGAVTPHRAVAFGKASLDDFKLVKKAYGTTVNDVVLAACAGTMRKWLIAHDDLPDKSLVASVPVSIRSEEKQDQPGNQLSAMFVGLPVHIEDPIERLLHIRGDTKSAKDVHGAIGADALQNWAEFAAPAVFARAARFYSASKLADRHPVVHNLVISNVPGPPVPLYSAGARVLAVYPFGPILEGAGLNLTVLSNMGSIDFGAIACREMVPDLWDIATGFTESVEELRKLAEERPGA